A part of Maridesulfovibrio hydrothermalis AM13 = DSM 14728 genomic DNA contains:
- a CDS encoding glycine betaine ABC transporter substrate-binding protein gives MKKILTAVMAALLIMTMAVPAFAGDAKKIKLAYVEWDCATATTNVLKAVLEERMGIECEIVPVAAAVMWQAVGTGDVDGMAAAWLPVTHGDYLKKMQKKVVDLGPNVSGAKVGWAVPTYVTIDSIEDLNKNADKFDDKIIGIDPGAGLMRLSEEAIEKYNLDKFELMEGSGATMTATLSSAVKNNEWIVVTAWSPHWLFGRWDMKYLKDPKGALGGEETINTIVRKGLKTDNPAVYAFLDKFAWKDANQLQMVMAWNQEKGADPYESAKRFIKENKAQVDSWLK, from the coding sequence ATGAAAAAGATTTTAACCGCAGTTATGGCGGCCCTGCTTATTATGACTATGGCTGTGCCTGCATTTGCAGGCGACGCAAAAAAGATCAAACTCGCATACGTTGAGTGGGACTGCGCAACTGCGACCACCAATGTTCTCAAAGCTGTTCTTGAAGAACGTATGGGCATTGAATGCGAAATCGTACCTGTTGCCGCGGCTGTTATGTGGCAGGCTGTAGGTACAGGCGATGTCGACGGTATGGCAGCTGCATGGCTTCCTGTCACTCACGGTGACTACCTCAAAAAAATGCAGAAAAAAGTTGTGGATCTCGGCCCTAACGTTTCCGGCGCGAAAGTCGGCTGGGCAGTACCAACTTATGTAACTATCGATTCTATTGAAGACCTCAATAAAAACGCTGACAAATTCGATGACAAAATCATCGGAATTGATCCCGGCGCAGGTCTCATGCGTCTTTCCGAAGAAGCCATTGAGAAGTATAACCTCGACAAATTTGAGCTGATGGAAGGTTCCGGCGCAACTATGACCGCAACCCTCAGCAGTGCTGTTAAAAACAACGAATGGATTGTAGTTACCGCATGGTCCCCACACTGGCTTTTCGGTCGCTGGGACATGAAATACCTCAAAGACCCCAAAGGTGCTCTCGGCGGTGAAGAAACTATCAATACCATTGTGCGCAAAGGCTTGAAAACTGACAACCCGGCAGTATACGCTTTCCTCGATAAATTCGCATGGAAAGATGCTAACCAGTTGCAGATGGTCATGGCCTGGAATCAGGAAAAAGGTGCAGATCCTTATGAAAGTGCTAAGCGTTTCATTAAAGAGAACAAAGCACAGGTTGATTCCTGGTTGAAATAA
- a CDS encoding HDOD domain-containing protein, whose protein sequence is MTDNIIPEETLQTAIELMDERFAHTDRSKPVLSTLYELGLAHVAKDLISHPELYKPQTDLPIPNKKFEKVDPVTLMHTDIKLPSLPQVFIEMRQVINNPASSASDVADVISQDTALSAFLLRMVNSAFYSFPSQIDTISRAVAVIGTKQLSTLALGTSVMDMFKGLPTDIIDLELFWRHSFACGIIASQLAKMFKQGSPEKCFVAGLLHDIGRPVLMMTLPDHAVAATAISRQKKALMFKAERVVTGFDHAELGGMLLRKWNLPFSLVTAVLYHHSPTKAAKTPESMYVYFANIIAKTLGIGGGGDFFIRDIKNERWENHGLTPEKLRELDKSLAPVLEDAFSILTSMTK, encoded by the coding sequence ATGACTGATAACATCATCCCTGAAGAGACTCTGCAAACTGCCATAGAACTGATGGATGAACGTTTTGCCCATACAGATAGAAGCAAGCCTGTTCTGAGTACTCTTTATGAACTCGGCCTTGCCCATGTGGCAAAAGACCTGATCAGCCACCCGGAACTTTACAAACCGCAGACAGACCTGCCCATTCCTAATAAGAAGTTTGAAAAGGTCGATCCTGTTACCTTGATGCACACTGACATCAAACTGCCGTCACTGCCGCAGGTCTTCATTGAAATGCGACAGGTCATAAACAATCCGGCCAGCTCTGCTTCTGATGTTGCAGACGTGATTTCACAGGATACTGCGCTGTCAGCCTTCCTGTTGCGTATGGTCAACAGTGCCTTTTACAGTTTCCCTTCTCAGATCGACACTATTTCAAGAGCAGTTGCAGTTATCGGGACAAAGCAGCTTTCCACTCTGGCACTGGGCACTTCTGTTATGGATATGTTTAAGGGACTGCCCACCGACATCATTGATCTGGAACTTTTCTGGCGGCACAGCTTTGCCTGCGGAATCATCGCCAGCCAGCTGGCAAAAATGTTCAAGCAGGGGTCACCGGAAAAATGTTTTGTGGCCGGACTGCTGCATGATATCGGACGGCCGGTGCTCATGATGACTCTGCCTGATCATGCCGTCGCCGCAACAGCTATCTCCCGCCAAAAAAAGGCTCTCATGTTCAAGGCTGAAAGGGTCGTCACCGGATTTGACCACGCTGAACTTGGCGGCATGCTCCTGCGTAAATGGAACCTGCCCTTTTCTCTGGTTACTGCGGTACTTTATCATCACTCTCCGACTAAAGCAGCCAAGACACCAGAATCAATGTACGTGTATTTTGCCAACATAATTGCCAAGACCCTCGGTATAGGTGGAGGCGGAGACTTTTTCATAAGGGATATTAAAAATGAGAGATGGGAAAATCACGGATTGACACCGGAGAAACTCCGCGAACTTGATAAATCCTTAGCTCCGGTACTTGAAGATGCCTTTTCCATTCTGACCAGCATGACAAAATAG
- a CDS encoding NifU family protein, which yields MLDKVEAALDKVRPLLQADGGNVELVEVTDNGIAKVRMQGACKGCPMSQITLRNAIERTLLKEIPELKGVEPAE from the coding sequence ATGCTCGATAAAGTCGAAGCTGCCCTTGATAAAGTCAGACCTCTTTTGCAGGCTGACGGCGGTAACGTTGAACTCGTTGAGGTAACAGACAATGGCATCGCCAAAGTCCGTATGCAGGGTGCTTGCAAAGGCTGTCCCATGTCACAGATCACCTTGAGAAACGCCATTGAGCGTACTCTGCTCAAAGAGATCCCGGAACTTAAAGGCGTAGAGCCTGCCGAATAG
- the gltX gene encoding glutamate--tRNA ligase, which yields MSKTVTRFAPSPTGHLHIGGARTALFAWLLARRNDGRFVLRIEDTDRQRSTQEYTDAILESMKWLGMDWDGELVYQSERFDLYNGYIDQLLDEGKAYWCDCTPEQVDAMREKAMKEKRKPKYDGSCREKNIGPGENRVVRFKAPLEGRTSFTDMIKGPISVENAEMDDMILRRSDGSPTYNLAVVVDDHTMEVTEVLRGDDHVNNTPRQIQLYKALGWDVPRFGHVPMILGPDKKKLSKRHGALSVMEYQKMGYLPEAVVNYLVRLGWSHGDQEIFSREELVKLFNTESLGNSPSVFDTKKLDWVNSEYIKAKTPADLVSGMRSFLPEDVEAEDAYLEKMIPLLQPRATTFKEMADMADFFLVSAEVLEYDEKAVAKVFKPEALEILKELTARIEADAEFSHDSLEAICKGFLEEKELKFKAIGQPVRLALCGRTQSPGGLYDLMLVLGKDETLARLKRAAALV from the coding sequence ATGAGCAAAACCGTAACCCGCTTTGCCCCCAGCCCGACCGGCCACCTGCACATCGGCGGAGCACGCACCGCACTTTTCGCATGGCTTCTGGCCCGCCGCAATGACGGCAGGTTCGTGCTGCGCATTGAAGATACCGACCGCCAAAGATCCACTCAGGAATATACAGATGCCATCCTTGAGTCCATGAAATGGCTCGGTATGGACTGGGACGGAGAGCTTGTTTACCAGAGCGAACGCTTTGATCTGTATAACGGTTACATTGACCAGCTTTTAGACGAAGGCAAAGCCTACTGGTGTGACTGTACACCTGAACAGGTTGATGCCATGCGCGAAAAAGCCATGAAAGAAAAACGTAAGCCCAAATACGATGGTTCCTGCCGCGAAAAAAATATCGGCCCCGGTGAGAACAGAGTTGTCCGCTTCAAAGCTCCTCTGGAAGGACGCACTTCTTTTACTGACATGATTAAAGGCCCCATCAGTGTTGAAAATGCTGAAATGGATGACATGATCCTGCGCCGCTCTGACGGTTCACCGACCTACAACCTTGCTGTTGTTGTGGACGATCACACTATGGAAGTAACCGAAGTGCTGCGCGGTGATGACCATGTCAACAACACCCCCCGCCAAATCCAGCTCTACAAGGCTCTTGGATGGGATGTTCCCAGATTCGGCCACGTGCCCATGATTCTGGGACCGGATAAGAAAAAACTTTCTAAAAGACACGGCGCACTTTCTGTTATGGAATATCAGAAGATGGGCTACCTCCCCGAAGCAGTAGTCAACTATCTGGTACGTCTTGGCTGGTCTCACGGCGATCAGGAAATCTTCTCGCGCGAGGAGTTGGTTAAACTTTTCAATACCGAAAGCCTCGGCAACTCCCCTTCAGTTTTCGATACCAAAAAACTGGACTGGGTAAACAGCGAATACATCAAAGCAAAAACTCCGGCCGACCTTGTCTCCGGCATGCGCTCTTTCCTGCCTGAAGATGTAGAGGCTGAAGATGCATATCTTGAAAAAATGATCCCTCTGCTCCAGCCTCGCGCAACCACCTTTAAAGAAATGGCTGATATGGCCGACTTCTTTCTGGTTAGTGCCGAGGTTCTTGAATATGATGAAAAAGCAGTGGCAAAAGTATTCAAACCCGAAGCCCTTGAAATTCTGAAGGAGCTTACCGCAAGAATTGAAGCGGACGCAGAGTTCAGTCATGATTCGCTTGAGGCAATCTGCAAAGGTTTCCTCGAAGAAAAAGAACTGAAATTCAAAGCCATCGGACAGCCGGTACGGCTGGCCCTCTGTGGCAGAACTCAAAGCCCCGGCGGACTTTACGACCTTATGCTGGTGCTGGGCAAAGATGAAACTCTGGCCCGCTTGAAAAGGGCTGCGGCTCTGGTTTAA
- a CDS encoding substrate-binding periplasmic protein: MKKMIVCLLVIFLFSLSPMKGMATELYITAEHYPPYSYKENGRPTGFLVELVHQIQEKIGEEKGEINFYPWARAYKQLQVGIADVLFPMGMTPERSAMFKFVGPVFWNDIYFYRLKGSSVVVESVEDARKVGKIAVTRDDLYHQTLRDMGFTNLDVSSSHKSDYLKLLKGRVDLLPMGERTLPHFLRAVPELGANDLERVGPAIFFTTTYIAFSLKTPDAVIKKWQEALDDLKKGGNWNNIMDKYFPSS; the protein is encoded by the coding sequence ATGAAAAAAATGATTGTCTGTTTGCTTGTTATATTTCTTTTCAGCTTGTCCCCGATGAAGGGGATGGCAACGGAGCTTTATATTACGGCAGAGCACTATCCTCCGTATAGTTACAAAGAAAACGGCCGGCCGACCGGATTTCTGGTGGAGCTGGTCCATCAGATTCAGGAAAAAATCGGCGAAGAGAAGGGAGAAATAAATTTCTATCCCTGGGCCAGAGCCTATAAGCAGTTACAGGTTGGAATAGCGGATGTTCTTTTTCCGATGGGGATGACCCCTGAACGTTCCGCCATGTTTAAATTCGTGGGGCCTGTTTTCTGGAATGATATATATTTTTATCGTTTGAAGGGGAGTTCTGTCGTCGTCGAGAGTGTCGAAGATGCACGGAAAGTAGGAAAAATTGCGGTAACCAGAGACGACCTTTATCATCAGACTCTTAGAGATATGGGGTTTACCAATCTGGATGTAAGTTCATCTCACAAATCAGATTATCTAAAACTTTTGAAGGGCCGGGTGGACCTGCTTCCTATGGGAGAAAGAACCCTGCCGCATTTTTTGCGGGCGGTTCCGGAATTGGGGGCAAATGATCTGGAGCGGGTGGGGCCTGCCATATTTTTTACAACTACCTATATTGCCTTTTCCTTAAAAACACCTGACGCCGTTATTAAGAAATGGCAGGAAGCACTTGATGATCTAAAAAAAGGCGGAAACTGGAATAATATTATGGATAAGTATTTTCCATCTTCGTAG
- a CDS encoding gamma-glutamyltransferase family protein encodes MSPYEISDCASIDFTFNSRRTPVYATKGMVATSQPLATEAGLEMLRAGGNAADAAIAVASALAVIEPCSTGLGGDAFALYYSQKNKKISALNGSGKSPQNLSLEKVAALGISGSLPKRHALTVNVPGALAMWCDLIERHGSLPLSTIFAPAIRYAEEGFPVSPVTAHMWKEDGDEVLKTSPGGSALLLNGEAPRTGEIMTSKAMGDTLRKLAEGSPDDAKKLFYKGEIADKIVQIVQDNGGFLSKKDMAEHTSLWQDSIKTNYRGYEIHECPPNGQGLAALIALNTLSNIELDKIGAPDSAERLHHLIEAMRMGFADARQHIADPDVYACPTDKLLSRKYGAERAACISPDKANPDSRSGVPVNSSDTVYFCIVDKDGNGCSLVNSIYMGFGTGIIPDGLGFPLQNRGHNFSLDPAHPNVLAGGKRSYHTIIPGICLRADHSLHSVFGVMGGFMQPQGHIQVITAMLDDDATPQEALNRLRFCIEPGEAGGRVCTEEGIPEETVEELIRMGHEIDIRKGYNRTIFGRGQIITRDAKTRTLCGGCDPRSDGQVSGIC; translated from the coding sequence ATGTCCCCTTATGAAATATCAGACTGCGCTTCAATAGATTTTACATTCAATTCACGCAGAACTCCGGTGTATGCCACCAAAGGCATGGTTGCCACCAGCCAGCCGCTTGCAACAGAGGCAGGTCTTGAAATGCTCCGCGCCGGCGGTAACGCTGCCGATGCTGCAATTGCTGTCGCATCGGCCCTTGCTGTCATCGAACCATGCAGCACAGGACTGGGCGGTGATGCCTTTGCCTTATACTACAGTCAAAAAAATAAAAAAATATCTGCTCTAAACGGCTCGGGTAAATCTCCGCAGAACCTGAGCCTTGAAAAAGTCGCCGCTTTGGGCATCAGCGGCTCCCTGCCTAAACGTCACGCCCTAACTGTCAATGTGCCCGGCGCACTGGCCATGTGGTGCGACCTTATTGAAAGACATGGATCTCTGCCCCTTTCGACAATTTTTGCGCCGGCAATAAGGTATGCAGAAGAAGGCTTTCCAGTCAGTCCGGTAACGGCTCATATGTGGAAAGAAGACGGCGATGAAGTGCTCAAAACAAGCCCCGGCGGCTCTGCACTGCTCCTTAACGGAGAGGCCCCGCGCACTGGCGAGATCATGACCAGTAAAGCTATGGGCGACACCTTGCGCAAGCTGGCCGAAGGCAGCCCTGATGATGCAAAAAAACTCTTCTACAAAGGTGAAATAGCCGACAAAATTGTACAGATTGTACAGGACAACGGCGGCTTTCTGTCTAAAAAAGATATGGCCGAACACACCAGCCTGTGGCAGGACTCTATCAAAACAAATTACCGGGGATATGAAATCCATGAATGTCCTCCAAACGGTCAAGGCCTAGCCGCACTCATTGCCCTGAACACCCTTTCTAATATTGAGCTGGATAAAATCGGCGCGCCTGATTCAGCAGAAAGACTGCACCACCTCATAGAAGCCATGCGCATGGGCTTTGCCGATGCACGGCAACATATTGCCGATCCTGATGTATATGCTTGTCCGACGGACAAGCTGCTCTCCAGAAAATACGGTGCAGAACGGGCGGCATGTATTTCCCCGGATAAAGCCAACCCTGACTCGCGCTCAGGTGTTCCGGTCAACTCCTCGGACACAGTCTACTTCTGCATTGTGGACAAAGACGGCAACGGCTGCTCTCTGGTTAATTCGATCTACATGGGGTTCGGGACCGGTATTATCCCCGACGGCTTAGGCTTCCCCCTGCAAAACCGAGGACACAACTTTTCACTTGATCCAGCCCACCCGAACGTACTGGCCGGAGGAAAACGCAGCTATCATACCATCATCCCCGGCATCTGCCTGCGCGCAGACCATTCACTTCATTCCGTATTCGGGGTCATGGGCGGATTTATGCAGCCCCAAGGGCACATACAAGTCATCACAGCCATGCTTGATGACGACGCAACTCCGCAGGAGGCTCTGAACCGTCTGCGATTCTGCATCGAACCGGGAGAAGCCGGAGGCAGGGTTTGTACAGAAGAAGGCATACCCGAAGAAACTGTAGAGGAATTAATCAGAATGGGGCACGAAATTGATATCCGAAAAGGATATAACCGCACTATTTTCGGACGCGGGCAGATCATTACCCGGGATGCAAAAACTAGAACCCTTTGCGGCGGCTGCGACCCGCGTTCTGACGGGCAGGTTTCTGGAATATGTTAA
- a CDS encoding TAXI family TRAP transporter solute-binding subunit produces the protein MFKKISCIVLACMLCIAFSAATSQASDKNLIIATATTGGTYYPVGVAIGTLVSIKLAKTDKITATAINSAGSGENIQMLKNKEADLAILQALYGLNAYKGEGPYKGKAFKDFRSITMLWENVEHFPLLNKYVKNGNIEDLKTLDRKFSIGKRGSGSEGSGRTLLKIMGVDVENDLILEFLGYTPSAQAMMDGRISGANIPAGPPAAAITQLYAQLGADNVTVLQFTDAQLAKIQKKYPIWNRYVIPAETYPSQKEDINTIAQPNFLACRADLPDEVVYKITKTIYEDLPFLNRIHKATKAMSLERATTGLPAPLHPGAEKYYREVGIIK, from the coding sequence ATGTTTAAGAAAATTTCATGCATTGTTTTGGCCTGCATGCTCTGTATCGCCTTTTCTGCTGCCACCTCTCAGGCAAGCGACAAAAACCTTATCATCGCAACAGCCACCACCGGCGGAACATACTATCCAGTCGGAGTTGCCATCGGCACACTTGTAAGTATCAAACTTGCCAAGACAGATAAAATTACAGCTACAGCAATCAATTCCGCCGGCTCCGGTGAAAATATTCAGATGCTTAAAAATAAGGAGGCCGACCTTGCTATTCTTCAAGCTTTATACGGCCTCAATGCATACAAAGGTGAAGGTCCGTATAAAGGAAAAGCTTTTAAGGATTTCAGATCTATCACCATGCTCTGGGAAAACGTTGAGCACTTCCCCCTGCTGAACAAGTACGTTAAAAACGGCAACATCGAAGACCTCAAAACTCTGGACAGAAAGTTCTCCATAGGTAAACGCGGAAGCGGCTCCGAAGGTTCCGGCAGAACATTGCTGAAAATTATGGGTGTAGATGTAGAAAACGACCTCATCCTTGAATTCCTCGGCTACACACCTTCTGCTCAGGCTATGATGGACGGGCGTATTTCCGGCGCAAATATTCCTGCCGGCCCTCCAGCCGCAGCTATCACCCAGCTCTATGCACAGCTCGGCGCTGATAATGTGACCGTTCTTCAGTTCACCGATGCGCAACTTGCAAAAATACAGAAAAAATACCCCATCTGGAACAGATACGTTATCCCTGCCGAAACCTATCCATCCCAGAAAGAAGATATAAACACTATTGCGCAGCCGAATTTTCTGGCCTGCCGCGCTGACCTCCCTGATGAAGTGGTCTACAAAATAACCAAAACCATATACGAAGACCTGCCTTTCCTGAACAGAATCCATAAAGCCACCAAGGCCATGAGCCTCGAACGCGCAACAACCGGACTCCCCGCGCCTCTGCATCCCGGTGCGGAAAAGTATTACCGTGAAGTCGGCATAATCAAATAA
- a CDS encoding TRAP transporter permease, with translation MADTNSKKPAVKKDSGGETLAIKRIIEGRTAKILYATGIICSLFHLWVNTIGIMPEIQRNAVHYSFMLFIGFLQYPLLKKHARETLPIDYFLATLSFAIGLYLVFFEDALHMRNEVPIMADLIAAGLAMVLLMEVTRRTTGFLIPTLAVIFLAYGLGGGRYIEGLWHFPGVTVPRMLYRMYFAPDGIFGTIATISSTFVFLFVLFAAFLIKSGAGNFIIRLAMATMGRTIGGPAKMAVFASGFMGSISGSAVANTVGTGSITIPMMKKTGFPSKFAGAVEAASSTGGQLMPPIMGAGAFIMSQWTQIPYLTIVAVAFIPAIMYFVSVAFFVHLRAKKLGIKPIPEEDIPKVKDVLKEGWNFFIPIGILMGLLMVGFTPTFAACGGIVAIVVSSWLNPKTRMTGRDILDALAGGGLNMVTTGVILLCSGIVVGVVLMVGMGIKFSMLITMLAGDSLLLTILMVAVASLVLGMGLPVTASYIVLAVLAAPAMQMLGTSLIAAHMLIFWYSQDANVTPPVCLAAYSASGISGSKPLETGFESWKIAKGLYIIPLLFCYTPILFEGPLWQVAETVITATAGLFCFAVFFEGFNTYALNIIQRTMYFGAAGMLLWPDMRLHAAGTVLLLTLFLRERAVFRKQTFEAV, from the coding sequence ATGGCCGACACTAATAGCAAAAAGCCGGCAGTGAAAAAAGACTCCGGCGGCGAAACTCTCGCTATCAAAAGAATCATCGAGGGCAGAACCGCAAAGATTCTATACGCAACGGGTATTATCTGCTCCCTCTTCCACCTCTGGGTGAATACCATCGGCATCATGCCTGAAATCCAGAGAAATGCCGTTCACTACTCTTTCATGCTTTTTATCGGATTCCTCCAGTATCCGCTTTTAAAAAAGCACGCCCGTGAAACACTGCCCATTGACTATTTTCTGGCAACACTGTCTTTTGCTATAGGACTATATCTGGTCTTTTTCGAAGACGCTCTTCACATGCGCAATGAAGTCCCCATCATGGCTGACCTTATAGCCGCAGGGCTTGCTATGGTGCTGCTCATGGAAGTCACCCGCCGTACAACCGGATTCCTCATTCCGACTTTGGCGGTCATCTTCCTCGCCTACGGGCTGGGAGGCGGACGATACATCGAAGGACTGTGGCATTTCCCGGGCGTAACCGTGCCGCGCATGCTCTACCGCATGTACTTTGCCCCTGACGGCATATTCGGAACAATTGCAACCATATCAAGTACATTTGTATTTCTCTTTGTACTCTTTGCGGCTTTCCTTATTAAATCAGGTGCAGGAAATTTCATCATCAGGCTGGCGATGGCCACTATGGGACGCACCATCGGCGGCCCCGCCAAAATGGCCGTATTTGCAAGCGGATTCATGGGTTCCATATCCGGCAGTGCTGTTGCCAACACCGTAGGTACAGGCTCCATCACCATCCCCATGATGAAAAAAACCGGTTTTCCCAGCAAATTTGCAGGAGCGGTTGAAGCAGCCTCGTCAACCGGAGGGCAGCTGATGCCTCCCATCATGGGCGCAGGCGCATTCATCATGAGCCAATGGACTCAGATTCCCTACCTGACGATCGTAGCGGTCGCTTTCATTCCTGCTATCATGTATTTTGTCAGTGTCGCTTTCTTCGTCCACCTGAGGGCCAAAAAACTCGGAATCAAACCTATCCCCGAAGAAGACATCCCCAAAGTCAAAGATGTCCTCAAAGAAGGCTGGAACTTCTTCATCCCCATCGGAATCCTCATGGGACTGCTGATGGTCGGCTTCACTCCGACCTTTGCCGCCTGCGGCGGTATCGTCGCAATTGTAGTTTCAAGCTGGCTCAACCCCAAAACCCGCATGACCGGCAGAGACATCCTTGATGCACTGGCAGGCGGCGGCCTTAATATGGTCACCACCGGTGTCATTCTGCTTTGCTCCGGCATTGTGGTCGGCGTTGTACTTATGGTCGGTATGGGTATTAAATTCTCCATGCTGATTACCATGCTAGCCGGAGACAGCCTGCTGCTGACCATTCTCATGGTAGCTGTTGCATCACTGGTACTGGGCATGGGACTCCCCGTGACGGCTTCCTACATCGTTCTGGCTGTCCTTGCCGCCCCGGCCATGCAAATGCTCGGTACAAGCCTCATAGCAGCCCATATGCTTATTTTCTGGTATTCTCAGGATGCCAACGTGACTCCACCGGTCTGCCTTGCGGCTTACAGTGCTTCAGGGATATCAGGATCAAAGCCGCTGGAAACAGGTTTTGAATCATGGAAAATAGCTAAAGGACTGTATATAATCCCGCTGCTTTTCTGTTACACACCGATCCTTTTCGAAGGACCGCTCTGGCAGGTGGCGGAAACAGTAATAACCGCCACAGCAGGTTTGTTCTGCTTTGCAGTATTCTTTGAAGGATTTAATACCTACGCTCTGAATATCATACAGAGAACAATGTATTTCGGCGCAGCAGGCATGCTGCTCTGGCCTGACATGAGACTTCACGCCGCAGGCACAGTCCTGCTTCTGACACTGTTTCTGCGTGAACGGGCAGTGTTCAGAAAACAGACCTTTGAAGCTGTTTAA
- the rpmB gene encoding 50S ribosomal protein L28, with protein MSQVCDICGKGPQSGNNVSHAHNKSKRRFMPNLQKVRTQLPSGEVKSIKACTRCIRSGSVVKPVAKKAVS; from the coding sequence ATGTCCCAGGTATGCGATATATGCGGTAAAGGCCCTCAGTCAGGCAATAACGTTTCTCATGCACACAATAAGTCTAAGAGACGCTTTATGCCTAACCTGCAGAAGGTCCGCACTCAGCTCCCCAGCGGCGAAGTGAAGAGCATTAAAGCTTGCACTCGTTGCATCCGCTCCGGCTCCGTTGTGAAGCCTGTTGCTAAAAAAGCTGTAAGCTAA
- a CDS encoding YceD family protein, which produces MSELWITLNDIPEEGQDFVFEDQKFWSDAWKQFEVDARPGDPLISEVNILPQDKGCLIRGRTSGSVTIACDRCTADYKHQISTEFDEFEQLAEADDDEPSPVVKTKEGLKLDIGALLWEHFVMALPVKPLCNDKCKGLCDKCGADLNKGNCKCEKEVGDPRLAVLRNLKIKN; this is translated from the coding sequence ATGTCTGAACTTTGGATTACACTTAATGACATCCCTGAAGAGGGACAGGACTTTGTTTTCGAGGACCAGAAATTCTGGTCTGATGCATGGAAACAATTCGAGGTGGACGCGCGTCCGGGCGACCCCCTTATATCGGAAGTAAACATACTTCCTCAGGACAAAGGATGTCTGATCCGTGGTAGAACCAGTGGTTCTGTGACAATAGCATGTGACAGATGCACGGCAGACTACAAACACCAAATTTCCACCGAATTCGACGAATTTGAGCAATTGGCTGAAGCTGACGATGACGAACCGTCACCGGTAGTTAAGACCAAAGAAGGACTTAAACTCGACATCGGTGCCCTCCTCTGGGAACATTTTGTAATGGCCCTGCCCGTAAAACCCCTTTGCAATGACAAATGTAAAGGACTTTGCGACAAGTGCGGAGCTGACCTTAATAAAGGTAATTGCAAATGCGAAAAAGAAGTGGGCGATCCAAGACTTGCGGTTTTACGCAATCTTAAGATAAAGAACTAA
- the rpmF gene encoding 50S ribosomal protein L32, whose protein sequence is MAQPKKKTSKSRRNMRRSHDHVATPNVIYCECGETIIPHRACSSCGNYKGRQVINTEDA, encoded by the coding sequence ATGGCACAGCCGAAAAAGAAAACATCAAAATCCCGCAGAAACATGCGTCGTTCACACGACCACGTTGCAACCCCTAACGTAATCTATTGTGAATGCGGTGAAACAATCATCCCTCATAGAGCTTGCTCTTCTTGCGGTAACTACAAAGGTCGTCAGGTAATCAACACCGAAGATGCCTAA